The following are encoded together in the Maniola jurtina chromosome 27, ilManJurt1.1, whole genome shotgun sequence genome:
- the LOC123879040 gene encoding uncharacterized protein LOC123879040 isoform X1 — translation MAKVSVANPVKAAIAKKRKRKPKLNKNKSKNKITTVKPSAASVVKASLDSSDVEPKIENEIKVPSEDKVDKKVTPSLSTEQFGERFPVFNDKELIKKFLGVNMTNNQKGRIRQTLRDSLKGTSDQLLPDVIHNRVQAIVKETTALTDANLRKIRILYNMLKTTVEAQPTDAKEKKNKKGKNKKKKDKGNESEKEVKSETEVKGKSEAEVKSETEVEVKSETEVEGEVTDEEMEDSKDIIKKEKEDDKMDTKIVKDKKQDKTKGPKRYVVFVGNLPLDIDKERITQHFKDFKDHIVDVRIPKPGPNKKTCIAYVELKNELCYELALSKHHTMLENKRINVHYTTQKNSKISKTEAKGKAAKLVALQKSGKLAGSIPLNRKRSQRRMKAKQAKAKLEAGV, via the exons ATGGCGAAAGTAAG tgTGGCAAATCCAGTGAAGGCAGCAATTGCAAAAAAACGTAAACGCAAACCTAAACTCAACAAGAATaagtcaaaaaataaaattactacaGTCAAACCTTCAGCTGCATCAGTTGTAAAAGCATCTTTGGATTCATCTGATGTTGAACctaaaattgaaaatgaaattaaagttCCTAGTGAAGATAAAGTTGATAAAAAG GTTACACCAAGTCTGTCAACGGAGCAGTTTGGGGAAAGATTTCCTGTATTTAATGATAAGGAACTCATCAAAAAGTTCCTCGGTGTCAACATGACCAATAATCAGAAAG GCAGAATCCGACAGACTCTAAGGGACAGCCTCAAAGGTACTTCAGATCAGTTACTACCAGATGTCATCCACAACCGCGTTCAAGCCATCGTCAAAGAAACCACCGCACTAACAGATGCAAATTTACGAAAAATACGAATCCTCTACAACATGCTCAAAACTACAGTAGAAGCACAACCCACTGATGCAAAAGAGAAGAAGAATAAAAAGGGAAAgaataagaaaaagaaagataaaGGAAACGAAAGTGAAAAGGAAGTGAAAAGTGAAACAGAAGTGAAAGGTAAAAGTGAAGCGGAAGTGAAAAGTGAAACAGAAGTGGAAGTGAAAAGTGAAACAGAAGTGGAAGGGGAAGTAACAGATGAAGAAATGGAAGACAGTAAAGATAtcataaagaaagaaaaagaggaCGATAAAATGGACACAAAGATCGTAAAAGATAAGAAACAAGATAAAACAAAAGGTCCCAAAAGATATGTTGTGTTTGTTGGGAATTTACCCTTAGACATTGACAaagagaga ATAACACAACATTTTAAGGATTTCAAGGATCACATTGTAGATGTGAGGATCCCTAAACCGGGGCCAAATAAAAAGACCTGCATCGCTTATGTGGAACTGAAGAATGAATTGTGTTATgag ttgGCGCTATCCAAACACCACACTATGTTGGAAAACAAAAGGATTAACGTACACTATACCACACAGAAGAACAGCAAAATTAGCAAAACTGAGGCAAAG GGCAAAGCGGCGAAACTCGTAGCGTTGCAGAAATCCGGTAAACTGGCCGGCAGCATACCCTTGAACAGGAAGCGAAGCCAGCGCCGGATGAAGGCGAAGCAGGCCAAGGCGAAGCTCGAAGCGGGcgtgtga
- the LOC123879040 gene encoding uncharacterized protein LOC123879040 isoform X2 encodes MAKVSVANPVKAAIAKKRKRKPKLNKNKSKNKITTVKPSAASVVKASLDSSDVEPKIENEIKVPSEDKKVTPSLSTEQFGERFPVFNDKELIKKFLGVNMTNNQKGRIRQTLRDSLKGTSDQLLPDVIHNRVQAIVKETTALTDANLRKIRILYNMLKTTVEAQPTDAKEKKNKKGKNKKKKDKGNESEKEVKSETEVKGKSEAEVKSETEVEVKSETEVEGEVTDEEMEDSKDIIKKEKEDDKMDTKIVKDKKQDKTKGPKRYVVFVGNLPLDIDKERITQHFKDFKDHIVDVRIPKPGPNKKTCIAYVELKNELCYELALSKHHTMLENKRINVHYTTQKNSKISKTEAKGKAAKLVALQKSGKLAGSIPLNRKRSQRRMKAKQAKAKLEAGV; translated from the exons ATGGCGAAAGTAAG tgTGGCAAATCCAGTGAAGGCAGCAATTGCAAAAAAACGTAAACGCAAACCTAAACTCAACAAGAATaagtcaaaaaataaaattactacaGTCAAACCTTCAGCTGCATCAGTTGTAAAAGCATCTTTGGATTCATCTGATGTTGAACctaaaattgaaaatgaaattaaagttCCTAGTGAAGATAAA AAGGTTACACCAAGTCTGTCAACGGAGCAGTTTGGGGAAAGATTTCCTGTATTTAATGATAAGGAACTCATCAAAAAGTTCCTCGGTGTCAACATGACCAATAATCAGAAAG GCAGAATCCGACAGACTCTAAGGGACAGCCTCAAAGGTACTTCAGATCAGTTACTACCAGATGTCATCCACAACCGCGTTCAAGCCATCGTCAAAGAAACCACCGCACTAACAGATGCAAATTTACGAAAAATACGAATCCTCTACAACATGCTCAAAACTACAGTAGAAGCACAACCCACTGATGCAAAAGAGAAGAAGAATAAAAAGGGAAAgaataagaaaaagaaagataaaGGAAACGAAAGTGAAAAGGAAGTGAAAAGTGAAACAGAAGTGAAAGGTAAAAGTGAAGCGGAAGTGAAAAGTGAAACAGAAGTGGAAGTGAAAAGTGAAACAGAAGTGGAAGGGGAAGTAACAGATGAAGAAATGGAAGACAGTAAAGATAtcataaagaaagaaaaagaggaCGATAAAATGGACACAAAGATCGTAAAAGATAAGAAACAAGATAAAACAAAAGGTCCCAAAAGATATGTTGTGTTTGTTGGGAATTTACCCTTAGACATTGACAaagagaga ATAACACAACATTTTAAGGATTTCAAGGATCACATTGTAGATGTGAGGATCCCTAAACCGGGGCCAAATAAAAAGACCTGCATCGCTTATGTGGAACTGAAGAATGAATTGTGTTATgag ttgGCGCTATCCAAACACCACACTATGTTGGAAAACAAAAGGATTAACGTACACTATACCACACAGAAGAACAGCAAAATTAGCAAAACTGAGGCAAAG GGCAAAGCGGCGAAACTCGTAGCGTTGCAGAAATCCGGTAAACTGGCCGGCAGCATACCCTTGAACAGGAAGCGAAGCCAGCGCCGGATGAAGGCGAAGCAGGCCAAGGCGAAGCTCGAAGCGGGcgtgtga